Proteins from a single region of Sesamum indicum cultivar Zhongzhi No. 13 linkage group LG5, S_indicum_v1.0, whole genome shotgun sequence:
- the LOC105162690 gene encoding stomatal closure-related actin-binding protein 3, with the protein MTRISPEFGDEGEGVWSVSSDVSFQSIQFPKYRLGPDNQILEEVKEDNKGPPLKEVVAEEINQLSEQHKRLSVRDLASKFDKNLAAAAKLSEEAKLREVASLEGHVLLKKLRDALECLKGRLAGQNKDDVEKAISMVEALAVKLTQKEGELIQEKFEVKKLVNFLKQASEDAKKLVNQEKSFACAEIESARAVVQRIGEALEEQERNQSSGKQQELEELIEEVQEARRIKLKHQPMKVMDMEHELRELRLQIREKCTISVNLQNELAMMKKVDENIPRLYELNGSETLGSILRIQPCSEKATELAKCSIQWYRLSSQCSRREPILGAHKCVYAPEPIDVGRVLQADIVANGQKIWITTHGPIAQAIDLGSYVETLLRKPNHDFSVVISQMNGRNYSSQSAHLFHIGKTRIKLSRGWITKARESYSKSMQLCGFRGGGNLAGKSLFWQARKGQSFVLVFGSEQERNGALILARKYALDCNVLLAGPDDDALL; encoded by the exons ATGACGCGGATTAGCCCAGAATTTGGAGATGAAGGCGAAGGAGTTTGGTCAGTGTCGTCCGACGTGAGCTTTCAGTCTATTCAGTTTCCGAAGTATAGATTAGGCCCTgataatcaaattttagaggAGGTCAAGGAGGACAATAAGGGTCCACCCTTGAAGGAGGTGGTAGCAGAGGAAATAAACCAGCTGTCAGAACAACATAAGCGTCTATCCGTACGCGACCTGGCCAGCAAATTTGACAAGAATTTGGCTGCTGCAGCAAAGTTGTCTGAGGAG GCTAAACTTAGGGAGGTGGCATCTTTAGAGGGACATGTGCTTCTGAAGAAGCTTAGGGATGCATTGGAATGTTTGAAAGGAAGATTAGCGGGTCAAAACAAAGACGATGTGGAGAAAGCAATTTCAATG GTGGAGGCTTTGGCTGTGAAATTGACTCAAAAAGAAGGAGAGCTAATTCAGGAGAAGTTTGAAGTAAAAAAGCTAGTGAACTTCCTCAAGCAG GCTTCTGAGGATGCTAAAAAGCTAGTCAACCAAGAAAAGTCTTTTGCTTGTGCCGAAATCGAGAGTGCAAGAGCAGTCGTGCAAAGGATTGGAGAGGCCCTTGAGGAACAAGAAAGAAACCAAAGCTCAGGGAAGCAGCAG GAATTGGAGGAACTGATTGAAGAGGTTCAAGAAGCCAGACGAATTAAGTTAAAGCATCAGCCTATGAAG GTCATGGACATGGAACACGAACTGCGCGAACTGAGACTTCAAATCAGAGAGAAGTGTACAATTTCAGTTAATCTTCAAAACGAG CTGGCGATGATGAAGAAAGTCGACGAAAATATACCCCGACTATATGAGTTAAATGGTTCGGAGACATTAGGTTCTATTTTACGGATTCAGCCGTGCTCAGAGAAAGCTACAGAGCTAGCAAAATGTTCAATCCAGTGGTATCGTCTGTCATCTCAATGCAGCCGTAGGGAACCTATTTTAG GTGCCCACAAGTGCGTTTATGCTCCTGAGCCCATTGATGTCGGGCGAGTTCTGCAAGCTGACATAGTCGCAAACGGCCAAAAGATCTGGATCACAACTCACGGCCCTATTGCACAAG CTATTGACTTGGGGAGCTATGTAGAGACGCTTCTGCGGAAACCAAACCATGACTTTAGC GTAGTAATCTCCCAAATGAACGGACGGAATTATTCTTCGCAGTCAGCACACTTGTTTCACATTGGGAAAACAAGGATAAAGCTGAGTCGAGGATGGATCACTAAGGCCAGAGAATCATACTCTAAGTCCATGCAG CTTTGTGGATTCAGAGGAGGCGGCAACTTGGCTGGGAAGTCGCTGTTTTGGCAGGCTCGCAAAGGACAATCTTTCGTGCTTGTTTTTGGGTCGGAACAAGAGAGAAATGGAGCCCTGATACTTGCTCGCAAATATGCTCTCGACTGCAAT GTCTTGCTTGCCGGTCCAGACGACGATGCTTTGCTGTAA